The proteins below come from a single Arthrobacter sp. zg-Y1171 genomic window:
- a CDS encoding cell division protein CrgA, translated as MPKSKPRKKAVSKKKQARRAEHEVNALLRGETAYFSDEAEALLTARGWISERDQPGGPDQGDAWYWMPSQLPAYLEEGEPVPTSIYPSSESTFVSQLATPDGSVPPVAQTEYDSLAELEADLDRLQAYRVPDGEWTVLGGGPSAEETPGDLIDSITEEWELIAELIHFPYSSDAGARSFAVVEQAVQDGRLTEYAYRSILAGRAGK; from the coding sequence ATGCCCAAGTCCAAGCCCCGCAAGAAAGCTGTTTCCAAAAAGAAGCAGGCCCGCCGCGCCGAGCATGAAGTCAATGCCCTGCTGCGCGGCGAAACCGCCTACTTCAGCGATGAGGCAGAGGCACTGCTGACCGCCCGCGGCTGGATCAGCGAGCGGGACCAGCCCGGCGGCCCTGACCAGGGCGACGCCTGGTACTGGATGCCGTCCCAGCTGCCGGCGTACCTGGAGGAAGGCGAACCCGTCCCCACCTCCATCTACCCGTCTTCCGAGAGCACCTTCGTCAGCCAGCTGGCGACACCGGACGGCTCCGTTCCCCCCGTGGCACAGACGGAGTACGACTCCCTGGCGGAACTTGAGGCGGACCTGGACCGGCTGCAGGCCTACCGGGTGCCCGACGGCGAGTGGACTGTCCTGGGCGGAGGCCCGTCCGCTGAAGAGACCCCGGGCGATCTCATCGACTCGATTACCGAGGAATGGGAGCTCATTGCAGAGCTCATCCACTTCCCGTACAGCAGCGACGCCGGTGCGCGCTCCTTTGCTGTCGTGGAGCAGGCCGTGCAGGACGGCAGGCTTACTGAGTACGCCTACCGGTCAATCCTCGCCGGCCGCGCCGGAAAGTAG
- the dnaB gene encoding replicative DNA helicase, protein MSLTHTDSPASTSSPDFARTPPQDLVAEQSVLGGMMLSKDAIADCVEVLRGLDFYRPAHEAIYEAIIDLYGRGEPADAVTVSDELTKRGEIGRIGGPAYLHELIQSVPTAANAGFYAEIVRERAVLRRLVGAGTKIVQLGYSNEGMEVDDIVNAAQAEIYAVAERRTAEDYVPLKDIIEGTVDEIESAGHRGEGMTGVPTGFYELDELTQGLHPGQMIVIAARPAVGKSTFALDFARSAAIKNNMTTVFFSLEMGRNEIAMRLLSAEATIGLQDLRKGTIKDEQWGKIATTMGRMNDAPLFIDDSPNMSLMEIRAKCRRLKQRHDLKLVVLDYLQLMSSGKRVESRQQEVSEFSRALKLLAKELEVPVIALSQLNRGSEQRTDKKPMVSDLRESGSIEQDADMVILLHREDIYDKESPRAGEADVIVAKHRNGPTKTIVVGFQGHYSRFSNMAVEGGSGF, encoded by the coding sequence GTGTCGCTCACGCATACGGACTCCCCGGCATCAACATCAAGTCCGGACTTCGCGAGGACACCGCCGCAGGACCTGGTTGCAGAACAATCGGTGCTTGGCGGCATGATGCTCTCCAAGGATGCCATCGCAGACTGCGTGGAAGTCCTGCGCGGGCTGGACTTCTACCGCCCTGCACATGAGGCCATCTACGAGGCCATCATTGATCTCTACGGCCGCGGGGAACCGGCCGATGCCGTCACCGTTTCGGATGAACTCACCAAGCGGGGCGAGATTGGCCGGATCGGCGGACCGGCCTACCTGCACGAGCTGATCCAGTCCGTTCCCACCGCGGCCAATGCCGGCTTCTATGCCGAAATCGTGCGCGAGCGGGCGGTTCTCCGCCGCCTTGTTGGTGCCGGCACCAAGATTGTCCAGTTGGGCTACTCCAACGAGGGCATGGAAGTGGATGACATTGTCAACGCTGCCCAGGCAGAAATCTACGCCGTGGCCGAGCGGCGGACTGCTGAAGACTACGTGCCCCTGAAGGACATCATCGAGGGCACGGTGGACGAGATTGAGTCCGCCGGGCACCGCGGCGAAGGCATGACCGGCGTGCCCACCGGCTTCTACGAACTGGACGAGCTCACCCAGGGCCTGCACCCGGGCCAGATGATCGTTATCGCTGCCCGTCCGGCCGTCGGAAAGTCCACCTTCGCGCTGGACTTCGCCCGGTCCGCGGCCATCAAGAACAACATGACCACCGTCTTCTTCTCCCTCGAAATGGGCCGCAACGAAATCGCCATGCGCCTGCTCTCGGCTGAAGCGACCATCGGGCTTCAGGACCTGCGCAAGGGCACCATCAAGGACGAACAGTGGGGCAAGATTGCCACCACGATGGGGCGCATGAATGATGCGCCGCTGTTCATCGATGACAGCCCGAACATGTCCCTGATGGAGATCCGTGCGAAGTGCCGCCGCCTGAAGCAGCGCCACGACCTCAAGCTCGTGGTGCTGGACTACCTCCAGCTGATGTCCTCGGGCAAGCGCGTGGAATCCCGTCAGCAGGAAGTCTCCGAGTTCTCACGTGCCCTGAAGCTGCTGGCCAAGGAGCTCGAAGTCCCCGTGATCGCGTTGTCGCAGCTGAACCGAGGTTCGGAGCAGCGCACCGACAAGAAGCCCATGGTCTCCGATCTGCGTGAATCGGGCTCCATCGAGCAGGATGCGGACATGGTCATCCTGCTGCACCGCGAGGACATCTACGACAAGGAATCGCCGCGCGCCGGCGAGGCCGACGTCATTGTGGCCAAGCACCGTAACGGCCCCACCAAGACCATCGTCGTAGGGTTCCAGGGCCACTATTCACGCTTCTCGAACATGGCGGTTGAGGGCGGCAGCGGCTTCTAG
- the rplI gene encoding 50S ribosomal protein L9 has protein sequence MAKLILTHEVTGLGAAGDVIEVKDGYARNYLLPRGFALTWTKGGEKQVESIKAARAAREHASLEDAQKQAAALSAKPVKLTVKAGESGRLFGTVKPGDVAAAVEAAGLGAIDKRKVELPTHIKSVGSFQANVRLHNDVAAVIDLEVVAG, from the coding sequence ATGGCAAAGCTCATTCTGACCCACGAAGTAACCGGTCTCGGCGCTGCCGGCGACGTCATCGAGGTTAAGGACGGTTACGCACGTAACTACCTCCTGCCCCGCGGCTTCGCTCTGACCTGGACCAAGGGTGGCGAGAAGCAGGTTGAGTCCATCAAGGCTGCCCGCGCTGCCCGCGAGCACGCTTCCCTGGAAGATGCTCAGAAGCAGGCTGCTGCTCTCTCCGCCAAGCCGGTCAAGCTGACCGTCAAGGCCGGCGAGTCCGGACGCCTCTTCGGTACCGTCAAGCCCGGCGACGTTGCCGCTGCTGTCGAAGCCGCCGGTCTCGGCGCCATCGACAAGCGCAAGGTTGAACTCCCGACGCACATCAAGTCGGTTGGTTCCTTCCAGGCCAACGTCCGCCTGCACAACGATGTTGCAGCTGTCATCGACCTCGAGGTCGTTGCAGGCTAA
- the rpsR gene encoding 30S ribosomal protein S18: MAKAELRKPKPKSNPLKAADITVIDYKDVALLRKFISDRGKIRARRVTGVTVQEQRKIAQAIKNAREVALLPYSGAGRG, from the coding sequence ATGGCTAAGGCTGAACTTCGCAAGCCCAAACCAAAGTCCAATCCCTTGAAGGCCGCTGACATCACTGTCATCGACTACAAGGACGTAGCATTGCTGCGCAAGTTCATTTCCGACCGCGGAAAGATCCGCGCTCGTCGCGTAACTGGCGTCACCGTGCAGGAACAGCGCAAGATCGCCCAGGCAATCAAGAATGCCCGCGAAGTTGCTCTCCTGCCTTACTCCGGCGCTGGCCGCGGCTAA